One window from the genome of Nicotiana sylvestris chromosome 9, ASM39365v2, whole genome shotgun sequence encodes:
- the LOC138878469 gene encoding uncharacterized protein has protein sequence MHSGVCYFEVPVCYGCGMRGHIQRHCHTSRQGAGRGIAQSSSLAAATSSAPSPARGALTPAGCGVTRGGAQTSGGPSRLYAISGHQTVEASPDVVTGIPTVKSPDVYALIDPGSTLSYVTPFVAMEFGIELDQLHEPFLMSTPVGESITAARVYRGCVVTVQGRDTTADLIELGMVDFDVIMGMDCLYSCFAKIDCWTRTIRLEFPNERIIEWKGDNVVPKGQFISYLKAAKMIKKGCIYHLVQVADTNAEAPSLESMPVVNEFPDVFPDELPGILPDMEIDFGIDVMPSTEPISIPLYRMAPAKLKELKEQLKDLLEKGFHPAEYVTMGHTGLVCKEEKWVAMDVY, from the coding sequence ATGCACTCAGGGGTTTGCTACTTTGAGGTACCCGTATGTtatggatgtgggatgaggggCCACATTCAGAGGCATTGTCATACATCCCGCCAGGGAGCGGGTAGGGGCATAGCACAGTCATCCAGTCTAGCAGCTGCTACATCCTCTGCCCCCTCTCCAGCTCGAGGTGCCCTAACACCTGCAGGGTGTGGTGTAACTAGGGGTGGTGCACAGACTTCAGGAGGACCCAGCCGGTTATATGCTATCAGTGGTCACCAAACTgtagaggcttctccagatgttgttacaggtattccgACTGTCAAATCTcctgatgtgtatgcacttattgaccccggttccactttgtcctatgttaccccttttgttgctatggaatttgggatagaatTGGATCAGCTTCATGAGCCATTTTTGATGTCTACTCCGGTGGGTGAGTCTATTACGGCTGCTCGAGTTTATAGAGGTTGTGTTGTTACGGTACAGGGTAGGGATACCACAGCCGATCTTATTGAATTAGggatggtagattttgatgtaataatgggaatggattgtctttattcatgctttgccaAAATTGATTGTTGGACTAGAACCAtaaggcttgaatttcctaatgaaCGCATTATTGAgtggaagggagataatgtagtgcctaaaggtcagtttatttcttaccttaaggccgcgaagatgatcaagaaggggtgtataTATCATTTAGTTCAGGTTGCGGACACCAATGCCGAGGCGCCTAGCCTTGAGTCTATGCCAGTTGTGAATGAGTTTCCGGATGtcttcccagatgaactccctggAATTCTTCCAGACatggagattgattttgggatcgatgtgatgccAAGCACGgagcctatatcaattccactttacagaatggcaccggcaaaattgaaagagctaaaggaacaattgaaggatttgctagaaaaagggtttcatccggccgaGTATGTCACCATGGGTCAcaccggtcttgtttgtaaggaagaaaaatggGTCGCtatggatgtgtattga